CAGATTGCTACTAAAATGCTGCAGCAAATGGCTACTTATAGCCTTGTTGTTTGGACCCGATCCTAGCTGTCATAACTGACAGTTAGGTAAAATCGTTGGGGCAGTTAGAATGGATGAGCAAATAGTGTCTATTCCTCTATTAGTGACCAATCACAACAttgtataaaaagaaaatcattaGAGAATTGTTATGAATTATATAATCTATAATTAAGTGACTTTGTATAATTGGCTGTACATATCACATATATTACAATTTAGCTAAAATTTATTCTAGAACTTGAGCCTGTGTCCTCTTGTGCAGCTCATGAAAGAAGTGGCTTGTACAGACAATTTGGTGTTTTTCATTAATAGGCCCTGAGTTGAAATGGGCTATAGGTAAAAGAATTTTTTAGGCCtttactataaagataaatgatatttttaaaaattattaaaaaaatatgtatattttttaaaaagtattttttttttatttgggccccTAAAATGAGTGAACCCTAGGCGCGAGCCTAGCTTGCCTATGCTTAGAGCCGACTCTGTCTATAGTTTATGGGTTCATTGAGTTGGATCAAGATCTAATTACAAATTTTAcccttataaatataaaatttcaatgTGTAAGATCTATATGATTCGTTtttataaagaaaaatgtaataaAGGACTAATATAAAGTTATCTTATATTAAACAAAATTGTTTTattaagaacaaaaaaaataacgAACCTTAAGTCAATAAAAACTGAGAAAAAATTTCATTTAAGAGCTCAATTTAGGATCCAATTCGAAATTTTCTTTGATAGGTATGAAGaaggaattaaaataaaataatatagattTATATAGATATGTTTATACGGATAGAGaagaaaattttctctattgATTTAAATGATGTACCTACAAAATGCATAGAAATAAGTTAAggaataccttttttttttgtatccattaataaaaaaaatactcttaTATTATGTTTCATTAAAATCTACCTATTTTTATGAGTGAGTTGTCTAATTTATCCTTGCCCTCCACCTAAGTGTAgcacataatttatattaatctaAGGGGTATAGTGGGGACATCATTTATAAAAGtaagtatattttaaaaaaaataaaaatgaagataaaaataaaaaataataaaataaagtaagtaTAGAATGCAATTTCCACAAATACATAAAGGTACTTAGTTACCGTACTTAATTTttcgggtaaataccattttagaccctctgttttacaaaagttattaattggaccctgtgttttgttaaatgacaaaatggaccctgtattttttaatatagtacaaataggaccctgaattgattttttgtcaaaataaagtaattataatccgatctaaaagtgctacgacaaaactgtttacattttttgtatctgttcgtattaagcattgttttcaagttggttgtattaaaaaaaaagttgtcaaaaattaagctcagggtcctatttttactattttaaaaaatacagggtccattttgtcatttaataaaacacagggtccaatctgtaacttttgtaaaacatagggtccaaaatggtatttaccctaatttttctatattttaattttttttttaatattcccataaaataatctaaaaagaaataaatactCATAAAGTTTGTAATTTGCTCTTAAATATTcatgattattaatatatatcatgtttcttcaattattataattattacattgtcaaaaaaaaaaaattataattattacatAATAACTTAGATTATTATAATGGCAATAACTCTTAGAAGTTTTTTTTGAGAGAACAATAACTCTTAGAAGTTGATTATATATTACCTTTCTCATTCATTTTGAAGCAATAACTTAAATACAAAGAAATATCAGAGGAGAAAATGCTATAGGCAAAGGGCTTTGGGCCATGCTAAAACTTTTGACTTGGTTTGGTGGGATGGGCCAGGCCCATGCGATAGTGCAAAGCTTAGTTTTGCAAAAACAAACTTCTATTTAGGGGTGTTCtatccaatctaatccgcacaatccaatcaaatccaatccaatagacaaaatgcggatatccgcacataaaacataattttttgtaacatttttacatttaatttaaAGATTTTCTTTacggtattttataaaaataaaacaaaaacaacaaaaaaaaatacataaaaataatagaaaaattacatcccaacaacaacaaaacaataataaaaaataacctacaaataacaaaaaacaaGTAAGTTAAGCAagagataattacataaaatactatttttttaaaatatttttatattgaattttttttatacttttacgatattctataaaaataatacaaaaattacataaaaatttaaaatgatgaaaaaatgacatcaaaacaacaataaaaaataacaaaaatcaacaacaaattaacaataatacaacataatatacatcaaaaatcatagttttgcaattttttttttactatttttgtgtatttgtaaaataatccctttaattaaaaaaaatctttctttaattcattttatttatttttatacatatttatgcCACAACAATGGGCTCTCCAGCTGCCTAGATATAGCTTGAATCATATTATAGCAAAGTTACTCAAATTTCTCCATGCTAGAACAAGTTTACATTTATCAGACTTATGTGCCCGtcctatatttttaattgaactGTATTGGGTTGTTTTTGGTTAAAACTTGTTCCATTTAACTAGTTGATGAAATATTTATTTCCCTTTAAAagcaaaaacaaaacaaaaacttGAGCTAGAGAAGTATTTTTAACATCTAAAGCCATCATAGACTGCAATGAGGGAAAAAAAACCTTAATACATGTAAACATCATTTGCTTCATTCATTCCTTCATGTTTTTCCGCCATCAACGAACTTTTCGAGCTCTTTCTTCCTGTCCTATACCAAGAGATCTCTGAGCATTTGCAATACCTTCGGGGTCTATAATATGGAAGATCATTAACAATATCATTAGTAGTAGTATGATGGGTTAATCACAATGAAAATAACTACAAAAAGCAAAAATATGGTGGCGTTTGGTATGAGTTTTAGACTTGATGAGAATGAAAATAGGAATATCAAACTAAATTAAATGTTTGTGTTTCTAAGTGGATCATACTTCTTAAATTAAAATAGTAGTAATGTTAATCCCCTTCAACACTTAAGTTTCATATTCCCTCCAATTATATTGTTTGACTGAAAATACTATATGGGCTTATTAGTAAATTGTAAGTGGTGAGATAgcctataaatatttaattgtgtaTATGGATTGTGAAAATAGAATTTTAGTTTAATTGGAGGTAAATACTGTCTCGAAGAATGTATTTGGACTTTGAAGTTTGGCACTGTCTCAAAGAGTGTGTCCCGATACAATTGATATTATATCATCTACTCCTTCCAACTCAAACTCACATAATAAACACCCCATTAAATGGTGTTTGGTTGGAAAGAATCAAAACATAACTAGAATAAGAATGACatttcaatactttaaaatgaaaccaaacaaaagaatagaataaaaattgtttcctttctattccattctatttcattacctcaAACCAAATGCCACCTAAATTGACTTAAGTATGTTAGCAATCTAAAACAACAGAAGGGGAAAATGCCACAAGTCTAAAATGACAGGGCCTACTGATTGAGTAGGAACTATGGGGTGAAGACAAGGACATAATTTGAGTTTGAGATACATAACATATGACATGATATCAAAAGAGTAAAATCATGGTTGATAAATCAATAAATAACAAGCATAACCACTCAAACTCACCATCTCACAACCCAAAGACTAGTTCTTATTCAATTCTATAAAGATCATACTAGATTCTAAAAACATATATTGGATTAGCAAGAAAAAGGGTTTTGCTAAAAACTACtacaatttaaaaattgaaactttTATCTTCTGGACTTTCAATCAAGATTTAAGGCATAAGCAAATTGACTTACCGAAGAACTGCGTGAAAATGCGAGTGAAGAAGCTCAAGTTGCGGGAGACATTGTAAGCCATGACAGGTGGAAGAGGTTTCACAATGGTGTCAATACTAAAAACCCGTTGAAGAAACTGCAAGCAAGCCACAAAAATGTCACATAAAAATTGATTACCCATTATTCCCTTGAGTAATATAATCAAATGGGTAcccaaaaaaaatcaaaagaaatgAAATTTATGAGATGGGTATTCATTTAAACACTGGATAAACCCAAATTGGACGAAAAGATAGAGGAAAAGAACCTGAAAATTTCGATGAAAACTGTAACGGAGCTCTGGGTCGATTTCGACAAGGGAATCATCGAGGTCTTGGTCCATGGAACGATGTGACTTCTTACCAGGGACATGCATGGTTGAAGAGCCCCCTGGCTTGGTGGTTACCTTGAGCTTGGCGTCTTTGAACTCGTCTTTGGGCTCCTCGCTCACCCTCCATGGAGCTGAAGCCATTAACTCCTTCTTTGCCTTCGTCATCTTTCTATCCCTTCAGGTTGTGGTGTTGCTCTTCTTCatttttatctttaaaaaatataataagaacTAAAGaagtttttttcaaaaaaaaaaaaaataaataaataaataataaaataattaataattttattctctGAACTTTCTATAATATTGATTCTTTCTTTTAAAGTATAAGACTTGTTAAAAATTCTTTCTGAACTTTTATGTTTACAGAAATTCTTTAGTTAGATTCCGTCTCATTATTCTATTTAAatgctgatttttttttatatataaattagtgaTTTTACCTTTTAAACTTTCGATAATACTGATTCTGCCTATTAAAATATaggaattatttcacaaaaatataaaaacaacaacaaaattacaaaaatacagttttacggaattttaaacatttttacgatttttttaattttatttacaaaaaatacagtctttttatgttgtaatcttgttaatttgttgttgattttttgttatctgtatgttattttttgctgttattttcatgttacttttatgtagttttcttgttgattttatgttgttttcgtgttattttttggaaaaccgtaaaaatgttaaaaaatattctttaaacgtaaaaatgtaattattttataaaaattgtgTCTTATGCAATTATTCCTAAAATATAAAACTTGTTAAAAATTaccttaaaattttatatttacagAAATTTAATCATTCTCTTAAGTTATGTCTCATTATTTCATTTAAATGCTAACATTTTTCTTTATAAATTAGCAATTTTGTTCTTTAAATTTTGACAACTATTAAATCGTatccctcaaaataaaaatgagaaagtttcaatattttttgaaaaaaattaatttaaatcttaaaaaatttattttgaattattaaaaaaattaaaattttaaaattaattaagtaatttaaaaaATCCATTCatatataacaaatatatattaacaatttaatttttcgtaaaaattaaattttataaaaataaatttgagttattttttttctaaaaatttaaatttatttaagtaaacaTAATATTTGTTGAGTTTAActtctatttttctttaaaaaataatttatatttttaattattattttttattttttttaagatatggatttataaatataaagaattttgaattttttttttttaaacaaaattagtttgcttaattatttttagattttcaataatttaagatatatatttataaataaaataaaatttgaaaatattttttttagaataatttaaattttttaagtatatttaattttttttaattaatataatatttttattaagttctttaataatttttaaggtttttttatttttacacttctaaatatttttttttttttgcactttTACAAAATTCTATATGGAAACTtctattaataaaaaatcatacaaaaatccttattgcaactagcgctgcaactattttagaaattcaaatcataaatttaaaaaaaaaaaaaaaaagttaaaaaaataatatatagagtaattcccctcatttttattaattttttagaaattcataaaatattttaatttttaaaattatttttttaaaaaaaaaaaacaacaaaattttgtattgtttaaagTTTAGAAAGTAAAAATATGTTATTAACTAATGTGGGACTATTGTTCTAACAAAGGCTCAAAGCAACTCTCATTTCATAGCTGTGTTTAAGAGCTCTCCTTAGTTTTGTTTGTAACCAATGTGGGACTATTTTCCACTGATCATCTTCGTCTACCAAACCAACCCAAAACCAAAAGGGTACTTCctttatatacaatatatatatatacagaaaggATATAACTAATAGTTCCATTCAGAATAACAAGAGATCTCTACAGAAAGATAAATACATGGAATTCTAATACTCCAAGatactcttttcttcttcagtttgaaaataataaacagCAATGCCCATATTAGAATTTCACAtccaaaaataatttatgaatcATTCATTTTCATAGGCACTAACTACTATACTTCAACAATCTCCTTGGTTCTTGATTGTATGTGTTTGACATACTCGGTAAGCATCCTCTGTTGGTATGAACCACTTTCCTGAGATAGATCCAAAACTAATAATTTTAAGGTCAAAATTTCCCCACATAAACAGAGAGGTTTGTTCTTTTAAGCatgttgaattaaaaaaaacaatcaaaaaaGTCAAAACGAAATTATAACTAAAACATTAACGGCTAATCGGTTAGCAGGTTGCCTCATGTCACGTACCAGTGGTCAAAGCTAAATAtccatattaaaaaaatgatcaGTTCTTTCGATCTAACTTCAAAGTAAAGGGTTAGTTCCCAACTGTATGAATGCCGGAGTGAGCTGAACCTCCTGCTTCTGGTGTTCCTTGGCCTGTGGCCCTTGCTGGAGTGTGAGATGCCATGGCGTTGGCATGAGTGAAGAAAAAAAGGtaaaacagataaacaatagCAGAGGCAATGAATGAATTCTCAGCTCAATGAGCATGAGTGATTGTATTGATATTTTATACTCATTACAGAATTGGCATAAGCCATTATTCAATTGACAAGTGTCTACAATCATTGACATTAAAATACCCAACAATATGGAATGTTAAGTTAACACTAATCACACCTAATCACCGGTCAGTGATATAGCAACAGGTTGCTTGTCCTAATATTAACACTGTATTTTTCATAGACAGATTGCAGacctttaaatttgattatggTCTCAAGGAACTCTTCAGCTTTCAAAATTTCTCCACCTAAACAGAGAGAGTTTGTTCTTTTAAACATGTTGAATCACAACGTTAACAGCTGATTGGTTGAGAGGTTGCCTCATGTCACATAAAAGTGGTCCAatctaaatattaaaaatgaccAGTTTTACAACATCTgaaaataactatttttttaacataCAAAAGATCAGTCTGTTAAATCAGTTTGtatcatttaaataaatataggaataggtagACAATGATATTTATCCTGGTTTGGTAACTTATTACCTTTCTTTGCATAGCTACATTTTGAAAGAACTTTGAAATTTGTCACCATCTTCCTTGGCCTGCAAATAACTAAAGAATAAATAATGTTCTAACTTCttcaaaattaaacaaaacCAATTACCCATGATCTCAAActggaaaaacaaaaaaaagcaTCACTACTGCAAATAAAAGATCAATCTTCATTTTGGAACCAATAGAATTATAAAGTGAGCAAGTTTTCTGATCAGTGTAGATGTTTCTATCTTTTCCTGAAATGTGAAGAATGAAAGtgctttattttactttttattttattttaacatttgTCTTATGGCTTAATCGATCTATAATGCTCATAACAGATACGGCTAATTCTTCGTAATCTTTCTGAAAGAACATATCAATGAAGAGAAGCATTGTTAGACAGAGCAGATATTGAACACAGATCAAAGATAGAGAtcattaaaaagttaaaaaccATACTTTATCATCCTCAGATTTGCATGGACCTGTTCTTGCTGCTAGTCTTATCCAAAATCCCTCATTAAATGCCAAGACATTTTGGACAACCAGtttttgaataataaaaaatcactcaaataaaaataattttcaattaatattACTTCAGTTAGAATTCTATGCTAAGCAAAATGaaaagtaattaaatttattcacaataataatatgtgaATGAAATATACTTCATTTGGATTTGCATCAGCATCTTGACTGACTGCACATATCAAAGTTCTCttgtttaattaaaattcaaataagCAATTTTACTATCTAATGACCAATCAACCGGATTCCATGATAgcagaataattatttaaaatgaaaaatgttGCAGCATATCAAAGAAAATATCACATCTATAGATGCAGATCATTTATAATATAGTTGGCCTTTAAAATCCAGCAAAGCAACTAAACAGTAAAACAATTCCTttttaatttaacaaaataaaaggaTAAGAATTCCCTAGACTGACTAACTAGAGCAGAAAAACAATTACACAAACAAAACAGGAAAAGATTTTGGTTGTGAATGAGTCATTTTGGCCTGTGAATGTGAAAATTATTCCTATTGACATAAACATTATGTTTTGAAACACCCAACATATGAAGCAACAAACTACTTAGAACAGTCCTCCATTGAAAAAGGACATCACAAGGCAATcaaatacattatatataaaatacactATAAAATAACGAGTCAAAGCATATGTAAATGGAAAATACCTCATCTTTAAAATCAGCATAGCTTTGACTATTCCAATAGAATTTCACAATTTTGATAACATTCACAGAAATACGAAATAAAAGAGAATGGAAAGTTGAGGAGGAGAGTTGGCTAATGGGCTATTTAGGCCCATGATAAATAAGTTGGACTTGATTTGGTGGGGTGCGCCAGGCCCAAGCGATAGTGCAAAGCTTAGGCGACGCTTGAAAGCCCGAGTAGCAAGCTACTGGAATGGGCTTTCCccctcaaaaaataaatttaatatcgTGTGGGCCATTGGCCCACATATCAGATATTAAACTGATAAGAAcagatactacacttgatcttagCCAAAAGGCCGAGAAAGGTATGAATTGCTCAATCAAAGCAACTCTCGTTTTATAGCTGTGTTTAAGAGCTCCCCTTAGTTTGTAACCAATGTGGGACTATTTTCTACTGCCCATGTTCGGCTACCAAACCAATCCAAAACCAAAAAGAGTACTTCCATTCTTTAAATTGTGCAAAGGATATAAGCAATAATTCCATTAAGAATAACAAAAGAGTTCTACAGAAAGATAAATACATGGAATTCATATACTCCAAGATACTCGACAGGAATGCCACAATAGTATTTCACATACAAAAATGCTTTATGAATCATTCATTTTCAAAGGCACTAACTAACTAACTACTATTGTGGATTTCCCCGAAGCACTTCGACAATCTCCTCGGCTCTTGATTGAATGCCTTTGACATACTCGGTAAGAATCCTCTGCTGGTACGAACCGCCCTCCTGAGAGAGATCCAGAATAAATAATTTAAGGTCAAAACTAgatgaaaataaaaacataacgagaaagaaaaatatatttgtcAAAGTAGTGCTCACTGTTCGGATTAATGTCCGCTCAATTCTTTTCCTAATGACTGCATAGAGTTCTTCAGGTGAAATTTCGCCTTTACCAACTGTCATTCCGTCAATCAAAAGCTTGTTCCATAATTCCTCAGGAGCTGCAAGACATTAAAGATCTGCCAGTGAGATAAAGCAACAGGTTGCTTATTAACACTATATTTTTCATAGACAGATTGCAGACCTTTGATTATAGTCTCAAGGAACTCTTCAGCCTTCAAAATTTCCCCACCTAAACAGAGAGAGTTTGTTCTTTTAAGTTTGTTGAATCATACGTTAAAGTAACTATAATAAATCTTTTCCCGCGacaatcaaaaaagaaaaaactacaaCGTTAACAGCTGATCGGTTGGGAGGTTGCCTCATGTCACATAAAAGTGGTCCAAgctaaatattaaaaatgaccAGTTTTGCAACTTCTGAAAATaactatttttataacatacaaAAAGATCAGTCATAAATATAGGCATAGGTCCAGAATGATAATTATCCTGGTTTGGTAACTTATTACCTTTCTTTGCATAGCTACGTTTTGAAAGAACTTTGGAAGCATAGAGTTGTAAAACCTTTTGCAACATAGCCTCAAGCCCGGGTTTGTCGCCATCTTCCTTGGCCTGCAAATAACTAAAGAATAAATAATGTTCTGACTtctatataataaaacaaaacCAATATCCACGATTTCAAACTGGGGAAAAATGTAAGGTTAATCTTCATCTTGGAACCGATAGAATTATAAAGTGAGCAAGTTTTTTTATCACAACAATCTAACTTTCATCGAACCAGCAGAAGTATAAAAAATGgcatttctttctcttttttgaaaataaatatacctGTGGCAACATTCTAAAGGCAACATTAATGTGTTAGATTAAAAGCTCTTTAATCTTTAGGATGAATATCTTATAGCTTCAATAAAAAGTAGGGTGAAGTATTTTAGGAATCAATTAATGGCATCCAATGGACTCACTTGGCGTAGTTGTGCACTAACTTCAGCAAGAAACCCTTCATCCAATTGTCCTTCTTTCTCCCTTTCAATTACTTCCTAATGATcaggaaaaagagagaaaaagaaattgTCAGATTGGTATCAGAAAACATATCCAAATGACTGTAATAATAAGGCACTTAAACACTATaaggaaaatatatataatttcactCTGGATATCATATTCCAACAGACTTACAATCCAGGGCAAACGCAAAGAGCTTAAGGATCAAATGAAATCGAGATTGTAGATCATATGCATTTCAAAGTACCATGAAAGACCAGGGAAACaatgaaatttcattaaaagaaaaaactcaCTTTCTCCATTTGTTTAAGCACCTCAGGATCTCTAGGAGGCCATGGAATTTCCTCACCTTCAACTTTTTCAACTACAGGTTTTAGGATATCCTTAAGGACATCAGTAGATGTTTCTATCTTTTCCTGAAATGTGGAGAATGAAATAAAGAACAAATGAGTTAAAATACTGTCATGGATAACAAACAGAAAGTGCTTTATTTtgattttcatttatttttatcaatCAATGTGTATAGTGAGTGGAAgatgaagagaaagagagataggtACATTGGTCTTATGGACAAGTCGATCTACAATGCTCATAACAGATACAGCTAATTCTTCATAATCTTTCTGAAAGAACACATCAACAAAGCGAAGCATTGTTAGAGAGGGCAGATACTGAACACAGATCAAagatagatcattaaaaactaAGTTAAAACCATGCCTTATCATCCTCAGATTTGCAAGTATCTGTTCTTGCTGCTAGTCTTATCCAAAAGCCCTCATTAAATGCAAGGACATTTTCAACGACCAGTTGTTGTAGCTgttcaaagaaaaaaattattcaaataaaaataattttgaattcaataaattaaacaaatattatctcaattagaATTTTCTGTTTAGCAAAAAGAAAGTAATAAAAGCACAATATATGTTCATAATTTTGTTCTAAATATCAATATGCGAATGAAatagaaatagaacaaattttTTCTTTCTCATGATGCATAAACTGAAATTTTCGATATTTGTTGCTACTCAGTTGGATATATTTTTTTCCATTGCAGAAGTAGTATGGACAGGAATATTTGATGATATCTCCTATGTCTTATATATATGGACTGTCTTGCCAAACCCAACTAAGTTCAGAAACTGGAGTAATGCCTTTGTAACTTCATAGCTCAACCTTGGAACTTTGAAGTACAGTAGTACCCGCAACAGTTTTTTAGGTCACATAATATAGAATGTCTAAAAGCACAATGCAATGAATTTTACTACTTACTTCATTTGGATTTGCATCTCTCAACTTATCTATCAACCTGTCCACTTCTACAGTCTTTTTGAAAGCTTCCTCAGCATCTTGATTGACTGCACATATCAAAGTTCTCctgtttaattaaattcaaataagcAATTTTACCATCGATTGCGCCATTAACCAGATTCCATGAtagcaaaataataatttaaaatataaaatgttgCAGCATATCAAAGATAATATCACATCTATAGATGCagattatttataataattgacCTTTAAAATCCAACCAAAGCAATCAAACAGTAAAACAATTCCTTTTTTCTCTAAGTGGGCATTTGA
This Cannabis sativa cultivar Pink pepper isolate KNU-18-1 chromosome 6, ASM2916894v1, whole genome shotgun sequence DNA region includes the following protein-coding sequences:
- the LOC115725317 gene encoding uncharacterized protein LOC115725317, with the protein product MTKAKKELMASAPWRVSEEPKDEFKDAKLKVTTKPGGSSTMHVPGKKSHRSMDQDLDDSLVEIDPELRYSFHRNFQFLQRVFSIDTIVKPLPPVMAYNVSRNLSFFTRIFTQFFDPEGIANAQRSLGIGQEERARKVR
- the LOC115725316 gene encoding uncharacterized protein LOC115725316; amino-acid sequence: MATKMLMATTPLSLSSPPFTFHHHHKVFHCSLRQSSLVQRWSNGYSGMRMLKPFSFTSFMDFKMRRTLICAVNQDAEEAFKKTVEVDRLIDKLRDANPNELQQLVVENVLAFNEGFWIRLAARTDTCKSEDDKKDYEELAVSVMSIVDRLVHKTNEKIETSTDVLKDILKPVVEKVEGEEIPWPPRDPEVLKQMEKEVIEREKEGQLDEGFLAEVSAQLRQAKEDGDKPGLEAMLQKVLQLYASKVLSKRSYAKKGGEILKAEEFLETIIKAPEELWNKLLIDGMTVGKGEISPEELYAVIRKRIERTLIRTEGGSYQQRILTEYVKGIQSRAEEIVEVLRGNPQ